The following coding sequences lie in one Apium graveolens cultivar Ventura chromosome 3, ASM990537v1, whole genome shotgun sequence genomic window:
- the LOC141714017 gene encoding uncharacterized protein LOC141714017: MNLKAAGEARLLQLNELDELRFDAYDNSRIYKERTKKMHDKAILHRDFQVSDKVLLFNSRLRLFPGKLRSRWSGPFTVTGVKFNGAIEIIGQDGIRFKVNGQRLKLYMDGAFVEKMETFRFNDLITGF; the protein is encoded by the coding sequence ATGAATTTGAAGGCCGCGGGTGAAGCAAGACTTCTTCAATTGAATGAATTggatgagcttcgttttgatgcTTATGATAATTCTCGGATTTATAAGGAGAGAACAAAGAAGATGCACGACAAAGCAATATTGCATAGAGATTTTCAAGTTAGCGATAAAGTCTTATTGTTTAATTCAAGACTTCGACTTTTTCCGGGAAAACTCAGATCTAGATGGTCCGGACCATTCACTGTTACTGGAGTAAAATTTAATGGGGCTATTGAAATTATTGGGCAAGATGGAATAAGATTTAAGGTCAACGGTCAACGCCTTAAATTGTATATGGATGGAGCATTTGTTGAAAAAATGGAGACGTTTCGTTTCAATGATCTCATCACGGGCTTCTAA
- the LOC141714018 gene encoding uncharacterized protein LOC141714018 produces the protein MDSPSRNHYPNSSNSYHLPPYIWRIFSPDSLQIVDYPKFPKSLGESNTVLIVCVAVKDSFYLWNPAIRQYKVIPPYSVCRNIRLIRDQETLGFIYDQIDHDFKVVRFVKVGDGFPPSFLGEVYSANTNVWRKSPDPIDIPTAYFDASFNGFLCGTKNFGDSGMLAFDLNKQVLNCDINLPFVGDNFEGKHRLIEFDKSLVVFVIMDDLLNGDCKIKMWMLDDDACLGGVGWGGVGGEASWTPLFVTSIGGPSMIVHGFFNNRDIILMLINELSGYVWISCNVDKKEAKIIPLAIDMKKHGFCSHIYKYTESLVTLPGFRQVSWNAGADVN, from the exons ATGGACT CTCCGTCACGCAATCACTACCCTAACTCATCAAACTCTTATCACCTGCCTCCTTATATCTGGAGAATATTCAGCCCTGATTCTCTTCAAATTGTAGACTATCCCAAGTTTCCGAAATCTCTAGGTGAGTCTAACACTGTACTCATTGTTTGTGTTGCTGTCAAAGATAGTTTTTATCTTTGGAATCCTGCTATTCGACAATACAAAGTTATTCCGCCGTATAGTGTATGTCGTAATATTCGTCTTATTCGTGACCAAGAAACTTTGGGGTTTATTTATGATCAAATAGATCATGATTTTAAGGTTGTTAGGTTTGTTAAGGTTGGGGATGGATTCCCGCCTTCTTTTCTCGGTGAGGTGTATTCTGCCAATACCAATGTATGGCGAAAGTCGCCTGATCCGATTGACATTCCTACCGCTTATTTTGATGCGTCTTTTAATGGATTCTTGTGTGGTACCAAAAATTTTGGAGATTCTGGAATGCTGGCATTTGATTTGAACAAGCAGGTGCTGAATTGTGATATTAATCTCCCTTTTGTCGGTGATAATTTTGAGGGTAAGCATCGTCTTATCGAGTTTGATAAGTCTCTAGTTGTTTTCGTAATAATGGATGATTTATTGAATGGTGATTGCAAAATTAAAATGTGGATGTTGGATGATGATGCATGCCTTGGTGGGGTGGGGTGGGGTGGGGTGGGAGGCGAGGCATCGTGGACGCCATTGTTTGTGACTAGTATAGGTGGGCCGTCAATGATTGTTCATGGCTTCTTCAACAACAGGGATATCATACTTATGCTGATTAATGAACTTTCTGGTTATGTGTGGATTTCATGTAATGTTGACAAGAAAGAGGCTAAGATTATCCCACTTGCAATTGATATGAAGAAACATGGATTTTGTAGTCATATTTACAAGTATACGGAGAGCCTAGTTACACTCCCAGGATTCAGGCAAGTCAGCTGGAATGCTGGTGCAGATGTTAATTAG